The genomic DNA CGCCGGTGAGCACGACGGGGTTGCGCACCTCCGCGTCCACCCACCCCTGGGTGATCCGCTGCCGCGAGGCGACGTAGCCGTCCCAGGCGTCCTGGCTGGTGATCTTGGCGGGCCCGGCGTTGTTGTCGCGCTGGGCGAAGAAGACCTGCTGGCCGATGATGTCCCACTGGGCCCGCGACTGGCGGAAGCCGTCCAGCAGCCAGCTCTCCTGCGCGTCACCGGTGATCGAGCGTGCGGGGTCGACGGCCTCCGGGCAGTCGTGGTAACCGTCGCCGCAGCCCTGGTCGTTGCGGTACTGCCGGGTGTCGAGCATGTGGAAGGTGGCCATCCTGCCCCACCGGACCCGCCGGTAGAGCTGCATGTCGATGCCCCGCGGGATGGATCCGCGACGCAGCGGCATGTTCTCGTAGTAGGCCCGGAAGGCCGCCTCCCGTCTGCTGAGGAAGTTCGGCTGCGGCACCTCGGGCTTCTCCGGCACCTCGTCGGCCCAGTTGTTGTCCACCTCGTGGTCGTCCCAGACGACCAGCCAGGGCGCGGCGGCGTGCGCGGCCTGCAGGTCGGGGTCGGCCTTGTACTGGGCGTGCCGCTGACGGTAGTTCGCCAGGCTCTCGGTCTCGGGCCCCTCGTGGTCGCGGACGTTTCCGCCGGGGATGGTGTAGGTGTCCTTGGTGTACTCGTACTGGTAGTCGCCCAGGTGCAGGACCAGGTCGGGGTGCTCCTCGGCCAGGCGCCGGTAGGCGGTGAAGTAACCGTGCTCGTACTGGGCGCAGGAGACGAAGGCCATCGCCAGTCCGGAACCGTAGGAGAGCACGTGCGGGGCGGTCCTGGCGCGGCCCATCGGCGAGACGTAGGGCCCCAGCTTGAAGCGGTACCAGTACTCCCGATCGGGAGAGAGCCCGTCCAGCTCGACGTGGACGCTGTGCCCCCACTCCGGGGTCGCCGTCGCCACGCCCCGCCGCAGCAGCCGGCGGCCGGCGGCGTCGCCGTAGATCTGCCACTGGACCGGGAAGGGCCGGCCGGGCATACCGCCCAGGCCGTCCTCGGCGAGCGGCTGGGGCGCCAGCCGGGTCCAGATCACGAAGCCGTCGGAGTCGGGATCACCCGAGGCGACGCCCAGGGTGAAGGGATCGGCGCGCAGGCCGCGGGCGGCCGGGGACGCGGCGTTCTCCGGGGTGGGTCCGGGGTCGGCATGGGCGATGGCGGGAACGCCCGCCACCGCCCCCGCCGCGATACCGGTGACGAGAAAGGAGCGTCGGGTGAGCCGGGACATGGGGGGCCTCCCAGGATGATCGGGCACGGACGCCCGTCAGCCTTGTGGAGGATCATGACAAGGGAGTGAACTCCTCCCGTCATGGAAAAGGCGGCATCCTTCACGGATGCCGCCTTTCTGAAATTTCCTACCAGCCGCGCTCCGCCAGGCGGTGCGGGACCGGGATGTCGTCCACGTTGATGCCCACCATGGCCTCGCCCAGGCCGCGGGAGACCTTGGCGATGACGTCAGGGTCGTCATAGAACGTGGTGGCCTTGACGATCGCGGCGGCGCGCTGGGCCGGGTTGCCGGCCTTGAAGATGCCCGAGCCGACGAACACACCCTCGGCGCCGAGCTGCATCATCATGGCGGCGTCGGCCGGGGTGGCGATGCCGCCGGCGGTGAACAGCACGACGGGCAGCTTGCCGGTCTTGGCGACCTCGGCGACCAGCTCGTACGGCGCCTGCAGCTCCTTGGCCGCGACGAACAGCTCGTCCTCGGGCAGCGAGGACAGGCGCTTGAGCTCGCCCCGGATCTTGCGCATGTGGGTGGTGGCGTTGGACACGTCACCGGTGCCGGCCTCGCCCTTCGAGCGGATCATCGCCGCACCCTCGGTGATGCGGCGCAGCGCCTCGCCCAGGTTGGTCGCACCGCAGACGAAGGGCACCGTGAACTGCCACTTGTCGATGTGGTTGGCGTAGTCGGCGGGGGTCAGCACCTCGGACTCGTCGACGTAGTCGACACCGAGCGACTGGAGCACCTGGGCTTCGACGAAGTGGCCGATGCGGGCCTTGGCCATCACCGGGATGGAGACGGCGGCGATGATGCCGTCGATCATGTCGGGGTCGCTCATCCGGGAGACGCCCCCCTGGGCGCGGATGTCCGCGGGAACCCGCTCGAGGGCCATGACGGCGACGGCACCGGCATCCTCGGCGATCTTGGCCTGCTCGGCGTTGACGACGTCCATGATGACGCCGCCCTTGAGCATCTCGGCCATGCCTCGCTTCACCCGGGCGGTTCCGGTGACGGCGGTCTCGGTGACTTCGGGTGTACTGCTGGACACGGTCTCTACCTCACGACGGCTGATTGCGGATCATGGGCCGTCCGCGGGGACGGCCACCACATCTCCATGGTAGGCGCTGATCCACCTGTTCCCTTACACGCCATCCTGTCCTCATCCGGTGGCCCGCATGGACAGCATGGCCGGTCGGCCGCCCACCGGGGGCAGCCGGACCGGGGAAAACCCGTGGATCTTCCCCGCACGGCCGGGAACGCGCCCGGCCCCGGTCCGCACGGAGCAGGAGGCTCAGGGGATGACGGGTGTGCGGGAGGCCAGCACGACCCACACCTGGCCGGGGGCGAAGTTCATCGGCTCCCCCGCCGCAGTGGTGAAGACGGTGCCGTCCTTCTCCGTCTCACGCGACCATCTGGCCTTGAAGGCCTGGCCGTCGCGGAGCACGATCGCGCTGCCCTTGCCGGTGCTGTGCACCAGGGGCGTGTAGCTCTGGTTCAGGTCGTGGAACTCCGAACGCTCGGTCTTGGTGTACTGCACGACGATGGTGGGCGCACCGAGCTGGCCTCCCTCGGCTGCCATGTCCTTCTTGCCGTCCTGCCAGATCAGCCACTTTTTGGCGGACTCCGACCAGGCGAAGGTGAAACGGGCCGCCGGATACTTCACACTGAACGACTTCTTGGGCACGCCGCCCTCGGGGGCGTCACCGAAGGTGAGGCCGACGTCCTTGGCCTTGGTCGCCTTGGGTGCCTGCGTCAGCAGCTTTTTGGTGTCGGCGAACAGGTTGTAGGGCGCGTAACGGCCGGGCTGGCGGAAGTAGGCGCCCGGAGCCCTGCTGTCGGAGACGTCGACCAGCGACGACTGCGCGATGATGGGGAGCATCTTGGTCTGCGCGCCCGAGTAGGCGAAGGCCGGCCTGCCGAACTGCGGAACGATGTGCATGTCGGAGATCCGGGCGCTGCGGACCGGGCCGATCTTGGGCGGGAGCTTCGAGGAGAAGATCGCCATGAGGCGGGTCAGGCCCGCCTCGACCTGCTCGACATAGACGATGTCGGCGCTCTTGAGGCCGAGCTGCGGCTTGCCGGCCGAGGTGTTCTCGATCTTCGCCGCGAGCACTGGCCTCCGGGCGGAGCCGGGCATGCCCGTGAAGGGGTGGGTCGGCTCCGGCGTCGGCGGGGATGACGGCTCCGCGGCGTCGGCGGCCTGCGGAATCTTCCCCGGTGCGGGCTCGTCGGAGGAGCAGGCCGCAG from Streptosporangium sp. NBC_01756 includes the following:
- a CDS encoding alkaline phosphatase D family protein, which produces MSRLTRRSFLVTGIAAGAVAGVPAIAHADPGPTPENAASPAARGLRADPFTLGVASGDPDSDGFVIWTRLAPQPLAEDGLGGMPGRPFPVQWQIYGDAAGRRLLRRGVATATPEWGHSVHVELDGLSPDREYWYRFKLGPYVSPMGRARTAPHVLSYGSGLAMAFVSCAQYEHGYFTAYRRLAEEHPDLVLHLGDYQYEYTKDTYTIPGGNVRDHEGPETESLANYRQRHAQYKADPDLQAAHAAAPWLVVWDDHEVDNNWADEVPEKPEVPQPNFLSRREAAFRAYYENMPLRRGSIPRGIDMQLYRRVRWGRMATFHMLDTRQYRNDQGCGDGYHDCPEAVDPARSITGDAQESWLLDGFRQSRAQWDIIGQQVFFAQRDNNAGPAKITSQDAWDGYVASRQRITQGWVDAEVRNPVVLTGDVHAHWAGDLKLDYDDPTTRTVGSELVASSITTGGDGRDSDPAAQPFLTINPHLKFYNNQRGYVVTRIGREQLTADFKVLPQVTQAGAAAYTKATFVVEDRVPGVQQTYLRPLDPSVARTPEPTVEQRIQETVDWETRRP
- the pdxS gene encoding pyridoxal 5'-phosphate synthase lyase subunit PdxS — its product is MSSSTPEVTETAVTGTARVKRGMAEMLKGGVIMDVVNAEQAKIAEDAGAVAVMALERVPADIRAQGGVSRMSDPDMIDGIIAAVSIPVMAKARIGHFVEAQVLQSLGVDYVDESEVLTPADYANHIDKWQFTVPFVCGATNLGEALRRITEGAAMIRSKGEAGTGDVSNATTHMRKIRGELKRLSSLPEDELFVAAKELQAPYELVAEVAKTGKLPVVLFTAGGIATPADAAMMMQLGAEGVFVGSGIFKAGNPAQRAAAIVKATTFYDDPDVIAKVSRGLGEAMVGINVDDIPVPHRLAERGW
- a CDS encoding DUF3048 domain-containing protein codes for the protein MRVPRMIAVTLAGAAVLAPAAACSSDEPAPGKIPQAADAAEPSSPPTPEPTHPFTGMPGSARRPVLAAKIENTSAGKPQLGLKSADIVYVEQVEAGLTRLMAIFSSKLPPKIGPVRSARISDMHIVPQFGRPAFAYSGAQTKMLPIIAQSSLVDVSDSRAPGAYFRQPGRYAPYNLFADTKKLLTQAPKATKAKDVGLTFGDAPEGGVPKKSFSVKYPAARFTFAWSESAKKWLIWQDGKKDMAAEGGQLGAPTIVVQYTKTERSEFHDLNQSYTPLVHSTGKGSAIVLRDGQAFKARWSRETEKDGTVFTTAAGEPMNFAPGQVWVVLASRTPVIP